Proteins encoded in a region of the Paenibacillus sp. W2I17 genome:
- a CDS encoding MBL fold metallo-hydrolase codes for MTKLPKIYTVGDTTVTRVTEMVISGVPPEIYFPGTWDPSVLEENQQFFPEGLLDENSQLIVSIGTWVVKTPHHTILIDTASGNDKNLPLNPDLANLQLPYLERLQEAGVTPEEVDYVLLTHLHVDHVGWNTRLVDGIWVPTFPNAKYVFPIKEQEYYSSEASHNKENEANFNVYEESVLPIVEAGLTETIGPEGGKFLDIFTFIPTPGHSIGQMSIRLSSGGEEALFGADIMHHPFQVMRPDWNSMYCEFGDQARISRRWALEYVADRPIIYFSTHFPESSAGYVTRSEDGFNWRFI; via the coding sequence ATGACTAAGCTACCTAAGATTTACACCGTAGGCGATACTACTGTTACCCGAGTCACCGAAATGGTAATCAGTGGTGTTCCACCAGAAATTTATTTCCCAGGTACGTGGGATCCCTCTGTATTAGAAGAGAATCAACAATTCTTCCCTGAGGGCTTGCTTGACGAAAATTCGCAACTCATCGTGAGTATTGGCACCTGGGTCGTGAAGACACCCCATCATACGATTCTTATTGATACAGCTTCAGGTAACGATAAAAACCTGCCACTAAATCCCGATCTTGCCAATCTGCAGCTACCTTATCTCGAGCGACTTCAAGAGGCAGGCGTTACTCCTGAAGAAGTCGATTACGTATTACTAACTCATTTGCATGTGGATCACGTCGGTTGGAATACGAGGCTAGTTGACGGCATATGGGTACCTACATTCCCCAATGCCAAGTACGTATTCCCTATTAAAGAACAAGAGTATTACTCCAGCGAAGCGAGCCATAACAAAGAAAATGAAGCAAATTTCAATGTTTATGAAGAGAGTGTACTTCCTATCGTTGAGGCAGGCTTGACGGAAACTATCGGACCAGAAGGCGGAAAGTTTCTAGATATATTTACATTCATTCCGACTCCAGGTCACAGTATCGGACAAATGTCTATTCGTCTTTCATCGGGTGGTGAAGAAGCTTTGTTCGGCGCCGATATCATGCATCACCCATTCCAAGTTATGCGACCGGATTGGAATTCTATGTACTGTGAATTTGGCGATCAGGCCCGAATCTCACGCCGCTGGGCTTTGGAATATGTTGCCGATCGTCCAATTATCTATTTCAGTACGCACTTCCCAGAGAGTTCAGCGGGATACGTCACCCGAAGCGAAGACGGCTTCAACTGGCGCTTTATCTAA
- a CDS encoding helix-turn-helix domain-containing protein produces the protein MNSIGEVIRNTRKKQKLTLKEVAKAGSISVSFLSEIERNKANPSISVLKRIANALNVNFTDLFGEKEQSIVVRKNERKPLLHSEGSRITWYSLSEGSKNKMGPIWGVLEEGATSGDVGVGHSEGEEFLYVHSGCLEFMLGNDRYTLEEGDSIYFDAKTPHSYKNVYKGETLVIAVSTPPTF, from the coding sequence ATGAATTCTATAGGCGAGGTCATTAGAAATACCCGCAAAAAGCAAAAATTAACTCTTAAAGAAGTGGCAAAAGCAGGATCTATCTCAGTATCTTTTCTCAGCGAAATTGAACGGAACAAAGCGAATCCGTCGATAAGTGTCCTAAAAAGGATTGCCAATGCGTTAAACGTGAATTTTACTGATCTATTTGGAGAGAAAGAACAAAGCATCGTTGTGAGAAAAAACGAACGTAAACCGTTGTTACATTCTGAAGGCTCACGTATTACATGGTATTCCCTTAGCGAGGGAAGTAAAAATAAGATGGGACCAATCTGGGGGGTGCTTGAAGAAGGTGCGACTTCTGGTGATGTTGGCGTAGGACACAGCGAAGGAGAGGAGTTTCTGTATGTCCATTCTGGTTGCCTGGAGTTCATGCTTGGGAATGATAGATATACGTTAGAAGAGGGAGATAGTATATATTTCGATGCCAAGACACCGCATAGCTATAAGAATGTATATAAAGGTGAGACCTTGGTGATTGCCGTGTCGACGCCTCCAACTTTTTAA
- a CDS encoding alpha/beta hydrolase codes for MVHGATYPIGSLYDVELDGFTFLDYLASHGYDVYAVDVRGYGGSTRPPEMEQPADQNPPLVRTETGVRDFGSAVDFVLKHRNLSKVNVLGMSWGGTVAGAYTSRNNNKVNKLTLIAPQWLSNKPIPIDTGGPLGSHRLVPAATTKERWLSAAPEGKRDNLLPEGWFEKWVEATLASDPNNKTVHPEHIRATNGPILDIREYWTVGKAFYEPKDITVPVLLIHAEWDIDVPLDLAQNFFTSLTGAAYRRWVEIGEGTHMVLLEKNRVQAFQAVQSFLDENYTPAGQ; via the coding sequence ATGGTCCACGGTGCTACTTATCCAATTGGCAGCCTATATGATGTTGAGCTAGACGGTTTCACCTTCCTTGATTACCTCGCAAGTCACGGTTATGACGTCTATGCAGTAGATGTTCGTGGCTATGGTGGATCCACAAGACCGCCAGAAATGGAGCAACCTGCTGATCAGAATCCTCCGCTTGTCCGTACAGAAACCGGAGTTCGTGACTTTGGCTCGGCCGTAGACTTCGTCCTAAAGCATCGAAATCTATCGAAGGTCAATGTACTTGGGATGTCTTGGGGCGGTACGGTGGCTGGGGCATATACAAGCCGTAATAATAACAAAGTGAACAAGTTAACCCTTATTGCTCCTCAGTGGCTGAGCAACAAACCAATCCCTATTGATACAGGCGGCCCGCTTGGCTCTCATCGCCTTGTGCCCGCAGCTACTACTAAAGAACGCTGGTTAAGTGCTGCTCCTGAAGGAAAACGTGACAACTTGCTCCCTGAGGGTTGGTTTGAAAAATGGGTTGAAGCAACGCTGGCCTCCGATCCTAATAACAAGACCGTACACCCTGAGCATATCCGCGCTACCAACGGACCGATTCTAGACATACGTGAATATTGGACGGTTGGCAAAGCCTTCTATGAACCTAAAGATATCACCGTACCTGTACTCCTCATTCATGCGGAGTGGGATATCGATGTACCATTAGATTTGGCACAAAACTTCTTTACTTCCTTAACTGGAGCTGCTTATCGCCGTTGGGTGGAAATCGGAGAAGGTACTCATATGGTACTGCTCGAAAAAAATAGAGTTCAAGCGTTCCAAGCTGTTCAATCATTTCTAGACGAGAATTACACACCAGCGGGTCAATAA
- a CDS encoding GxGYxYP domain-containing protein, translated as MIRKLTVLCVALVCTTVLSASAFAATDELKHTNSLKWPQNQALPTFNKVERLDVANVYEESGDIKLLLTTLEGVINREKPRIYIQQNKVDPWLQDLNVPYKQHDNVLDVLKKYAKEIKGIIVYDPQLPDSINVATTLAGLKNAVVASPELAQQLTAAPYNLSVIEDLQGKFKNRMDAYNWQYEHLWSQTTQRMLVGLSPDTSIPIPSGNFDSFQTVGVEKEQVRDASNRKTYDYDLSSYLGKEAVYLRFNDAFPQDGWGPAVHQVTVKADGQIIADFKTGSSEEEAFLYDRHNSKFLPGSDHRFADNGNYFVYEFKPAADIKQLTVSIEMWNQYKVSASNVQPLSSEEKEPYGYLRDYAVANKAMVFWLSTSVPEEKALFEKILSDVKPGTPYLGWFDNDFEGEVAGIELTSRHGVYVVPSDWFHNMTVFSGTNVKQQPAPKPVKSNLENKIYVTYTFGEGDNMQYDQNHMRNLWADPARGKVPINWTSSPLLYDAAPAILNYYRSTATPNDQLVAGPSGVGYFNPNVWPTGTFPEYLKQTFSYLKKTNMSYPFVLNRELGKDVPLSDSIAAAYEKNYKLPGLFLAGEDKANVQIMIGSFPVSILRGISTVQDGKDILNRTKTEWDGKSPTFISVGINAWSMTPSDVLAITESLGAEFQVVKADEYFSLIRKAYGLSK; from the coding sequence ATGATTCGTAAATTAACCGTTTTGTGTGTTGCCCTGGTCTGTACAACCGTGTTATCGGCTAGTGCATTTGCTGCCACAGATGAGTTGAAACATACAAACTCTTTGAAGTGGCCTCAAAATCAAGCGCTTCCAACTTTCAATAAAGTCGAACGTTTGGATGTGGCGAATGTATATGAGGAATCTGGCGATATCAAATTGCTTTTGACGACGCTTGAAGGGGTTATCAATCGGGAAAAACCACGAATTTACATTCAACAGAATAAAGTGGACCCTTGGCTGCAGGACTTGAACGTCCCTTATAAGCAGCATGACAACGTATTGGATGTTCTCAAGAAATATGCGAAAGAGATCAAAGGCATTATCGTATATGATCCGCAGCTGCCGGACTCCATTAACGTGGCAACGACACTTGCCGGACTCAAAAATGCTGTTGTTGCCAGTCCTGAACTGGCTCAACAATTGACTGCTGCACCGTATAACCTGTCGGTAATCGAAGACCTGCAGGGCAAGTTCAAGAATCGTATGGATGCATACAACTGGCAGTATGAGCATCTCTGGAGCCAGACCACTCAACGAATGTTGGTCGGATTGAGTCCAGACACCTCCATCCCGATTCCGTCCGGAAATTTTGATTCATTCCAAACGGTTGGAGTCGAGAAGGAACAGGTTCGTGATGCAAGCAACAGGAAGACCTATGACTATGACTTGTCATCCTATTTGGGAAAAGAAGCGGTCTACCTCCGCTTTAATGATGCCTTTCCTCAGGATGGCTGGGGACCTGCCGTTCATCAAGTGACGGTGAAAGCAGATGGACAGATTATTGCGGATTTCAAAACGGGTTCTTCTGAGGAAGAAGCGTTTCTCTATGACCGACATAACTCCAAATTTTTGCCTGGAAGCGATCACCGCTTCGCAGATAATGGAAACTACTTTGTATACGAATTTAAGCCTGCAGCGGACATAAAGCAACTAACCGTATCGATCGAGATGTGGAACCAATACAAGGTATCTGCGAGCAATGTTCAACCACTCTCGTCTGAAGAAAAGGAACCTTATGGCTATCTCCGCGATTATGCCGTAGCGAACAAAGCCATGGTGTTCTGGTTGTCTACCAGTGTGCCAGAGGAAAAGGCGCTGTTCGAGAAGATCCTGTCTGATGTAAAGCCAGGGACACCTTATCTGGGTTGGTTCGACAATGATTTTGAAGGCGAAGTTGCTGGCATAGAACTCACATCTCGTCATGGTGTCTATGTTGTTCCTTCCGACTGGTTCCATAACATGACCGTATTTTCAGGAACAAACGTAAAACAACAGCCTGCTCCCAAACCGGTAAAATCCAATCTAGAGAACAAAATCTATGTAACCTATACCTTTGGCGAAGGTGACAACATGCAATACGATCAGAATCATATGCGCAACCTGTGGGCTGATCCCGCTCGGGGTAAAGTGCCTATCAACTGGACTTCTAGTCCGTTGCTCTATGATGCAGCTCCTGCCATCCTAAACTATTACCGTTCAACCGCGACACCAAATGATCAGCTTGTTGCAGGCCCATCCGGAGTGGGTTACTTCAATCCAAATGTCTGGCCAACAGGCACATTCCCGGAGTATCTGAAACAAACCTTCTCTTATCTGAAGAAAACTAACATGTCGTACCCTTTTGTACTCAATCGTGAACTTGGAAAAGACGTTCCGCTGAGTGATTCGATTGCAGCTGCGTACGAGAAGAACTATAAACTTCCAGGCCTGTTCCTCGCAGGCGAGGACAAAGCCAATGTTCAAATCATGATTGGCAGCTTTCCGGTTTCCATTCTGCGAGGCATCTCAACGGTGCAGGATGGTAAAGATATTTTGAATCGTACCAAGACCGAATGGGATGGCAAATCTCCAACGTTTATTTCGGTTGGGATTAATGCATGGAGCATGACCCCATCGGATGTGCTGGCGATTACGGAATCTCTTGGAGCCGAGTTCCAGGTGGTTAAGGCGGACGAATATTTCTCGCTGATCCGAAAAGCGTACGGCTTGTCCAAGTAA